CTCCGCTCCCGCCCGAGCTCGGGCAGGGAGAGCGGCAGCCGGACGCTGAAGGTCGCGCCCTTGCCCCGGCCCGGGCTCTGGGCCGCCACCTCGTCGGGGTGAAGGGGGTCAGCAACCTGATCATGGTCAAGCCTCGCGTGACCCCGAGCGACATCAAGATGAGTATCGAGGATGCGCTCAAGCGCAGCGCGGAGATGGACGCCCGCCGAATCACCGTGGAGGTCTCCGGTGGTAAGGTCACGCTCCGGGGCAGCGTGCGCTCGTGGGCGGAGAGCAAGGAGGCCGAGCGCGCGGCTTGGGCGGCGCCCGGAGTCTCCCACGTGGAGAACCGCCTCTCGATCATGCCCTAACCAGCGGTTCGACCACTCCCCACTCCGTGGCCCGGGGCCCTGTGAGGCCCCGGGCCACCAGCGCGCCGCTGGCCTCCCCGCGGCGTAACTACTCCGGTGCGATGCCCGCCGCGAAATCAGCTGCCTAGCATGTCCCGAGTCGTAATAGTGTTGACACTTCAGACTCGAAACGAAGAGGGCCATCTGGCCTATCGTTCCCAGAGTGACAACCCCCTGCAAGGGACCACTTTGGGAGGATCGACCGATGACCCTGGACGACAGCATACTCGGACTGCGGCTGCGCGTCATGCGGCGTGCGCAAGAGGCGGGCGTGAGCGCGGCCTGCCGCGAAGTGGGGATCTCCCGCACGGTGTTCTACCGCTGGCGGAAGCGGCTCGAGCGCTATGGGGCCGACGGCTTGCATCCGCGCCGCCGCCACGCCCAGCGCGGCCGGCCGGTGCAGCTGGCGCCCGAGGTCGAGCGGCTGATCGTGAGCGTCGCGCTCAGTGCGGGGACCTGGGGCTGTGGGCGGATTGCCGCCGACCTGGCGCACCGTTGGAAGCTCCGCGTCGCGCCGAGCACGGTGCAGCGCGTGTTGCGCCGGGCGGGCTTGGCGACGCGCCGCGCCCGGCTCACGGTCCTCGAGCACCAGGCGGCGCACACGGTCGGGCTGTTGACCGAGCGCACCCGCCGGCGGCTCTGGCGGGCGCGCCACGGCCGGACGCGCCACGTCGAGGCGCAGCAGCCCGGCGAGTTGGTGTGCCTCGACACGTTCTACATCGGCCAGCTCAAGGGGGTGGGCAAGGTCTGGCAGATCACGGCGTGCGACGCGGCCTGCTCCTACGGGGCGGCGTGGCTGCTGCCGGCCTTCTCCGCGGCCGCTGCGGCGGCGTTCCTCCGCGACATCCTCGTGCCGCTCTATCGGCGCGCGGGCTGGCCCCTGCTGCGCGTGCTCACGGACGGCGGCGGCGAGTTCCAGGGGGCGTTCGATGACGCCTGCCGGCAGCTCGGCCTCCGGCACACGCGCACCCAGCCGCGCCATCCATGGACGAACGGGTTCGTCGAGCGGCTGCAGGGCACCATTCTCCAGGAACACTGGCGGGTGCAGTTTCGTCGCCGCTACTTCACCAGCCGTGCGGCGCTCGCGCGAAGTCTGGCCGAGTTCATGCGCTTCTATAACGACCAGCGACCCCATCAGGGCTACCGCCTCCGGGGCCAACCGCCCTCGGCGCTGTTCCACGGCGCCGCGGCGGCGCATCGCTAATTCCATGACACGCTCTGGGACGCCGAAAGTGTCAACACCATTTCGAGTCTGGACAGCCTAGCAGAGGTCTAAACTTCCAGAAGTAGTTCACGTAGCCCTCGCCCTCGTGGATGCGGCGGAAGCAGAGCTCGACGGCCATGTCGAAGCCGACCGCCGCCGGATCGCAGTCGGTGACCTGGGCGTAGAAGCGCCCGCCGCCCTCGAGGTCGGCCGCGGCCATGACGGTGGGCGGGTCGGGATTCGGCACCAGATGGTCCTTCGTGAACGTGAAGACCTTGCCCTGCCGGGAGAGCTTGTGGTCGGTGAGCCGGCTGGACGAGCACTGCCAGCACAGGTGGCGCTGCGGGTAGTTCACGGCGCCGCAGTCGGCGCACTTCTGGCCGTAGAGCCGAAGGTTCTGCCGTTCCTCCCGCACCAGCGTCGGGACGCTCGAGAACGAGCGGATGACCTCGGTGTCGACGTGGCGGCGGAATCGCAGGAACTTGCCGTAATGCCCGAGCGCCCGGCCGGCGGCGAGCTGCCCGCCCACGGGCCGCGGGGGGCGGAAGCCAGCGATCGCATCCGTCGCCTCGAAGAGCAACGCCTCCGCCCCGTTGCCGTACGACACCACCAGGATCTGATCGTGAGGCTTCGCCTCCTCCATGACGGAGGCCAGCTCCAGCAGGCAGGAGGCGGCACCCGTGTTGCCGGCCCGCCCGATGACGGGCTCCCCGGGCACCGCGGCCTCGGGAAACTTCAGCTGGCGGACCAGCGCCGCGTGGGTGCGGGCATCGGGGCCGTAGAGCACGAGCCTGGCGACGTCCTCCCGCTTCCGACCCGTTTTCCGGAGGAGCCCGTCGATGGCCTCGGGGATGTGCTTGTCGAGCCCGTGAGCCTTGATGAACGTCAGATCGGGCAGTGACTGGACGTAGCGCTCGCCATCGTTGCGCCAGAAATCGGTGAACTCGTGGCTGGCCGTGAATGCTCCCTCGAAGGAGGCGATGACGTCGGCGGTCCCGATCAGCGCCGCGCCGGCGCCGTCGCCCACGAGCATCTCCAGCTCGCCGCCGGGCGCGACCGGCCGCATGTCCGCCGCCGCCACCAGCGCCTCGGCCGCCGAGCCCGCCCGCACCGTGTCGAGCGCCAGACGGAGCGCGGTGGTGCCGCAGCGGAGCGATCCCCCGAGATCGGCAGTGAGCACGCCCGCCCCCAGGTCGACGACGCTGGCCAGAAGCGTGGCGCTGGACTTCTCGACGTAGGGCGCGGAGGTCGAGGCGAAGAAGCAGGCGCCGATGCCGGAGACGGCGCGCGCGCCGATGGCGTTGAGGGCCGCCTCGCAGGCCATGGTAAGGGCGTCCTCGTCGTAGTTGGCCACGGCGCGCCCGCCGCCGCCCCCGCCCCACACCTGCGCGACCGTCTGGCCCGACAGCCGGTAGCGCGGCACGTAGCCCCCCACGCTCACGAGACCGATCTTCGGATCAGCCATGGGTGATGTCTCCACTATCCAAGGAAATACCGCCTCGGATCGAAGAGCCGGATGAGCCGCAGCTCGTCCGGCGTCGGGGGATCGAAGCGCCGCAGGGCCGGGGCGACCTTCAGCTCCCAGCCGCACGCCTCCCGCGCAGCCCGGACGGCTTCCGCCTCGGGCGGCCCCGCCAGGACGCCCGTCAGGATCAGCTCGGAGCTCTCGTCGGGCTTCTCGTACACGCCCCGGTCCGACACGACGGTCGTGACGCGCGTGCCCGGCGCCGTGATGTACGGCGCCTTGTCGACGAAGCGCTCCCGGCTCTGGGCCAGCGTCACGACGACCTCCCGCGCCGACGAGGCGATGTCGTTGGCTCCGCCCGAGCCCGTGATGTACAGGGTCCCCGGCACGATGGTCGAGTTGATGTTGCCGTGCTTGTCGATCTGCCCCGCCGCCAGCGAGCCGAGGCAGCGGTTCTCGCTCCCGCCCATGAAGATGCCCATAACGTGGAAGATGTCGGTGAGCATCTTGGACGACGGGAAGTTGCGGAACGAGAAGACGAACGGCTCGGCCGGGCGCGGCAGATAGCCGACCATCCCCGTCTCGGCCATCAGCTCCACGTCGACGCCGGCGGCCTTCAGCTCGTAGGCGCTGAGCCAGGCGGCCAGGTTCGAGTTGCCCACGCCGGCCAGGAAGGCGCGATAGCCCCGCGCCCTCACCTTCTCGCCGAGCAGGCGCGCCGCGGCCACCACCATCATCTCCGCTGCGGTGAAGCCGCCGTCGGCGGGAATGGCGGGCGCGAGCATCTCCAGCTCCCAGACCCAGGCGTCGGTGTGGGCGCGGCCCTTGACCTCCATCAGCCGCTGGTAGCCCAGCCGGGCGACGTAGGCCCCCTGGTCCGGCACCTCCAGCATCCACTCCTTGATCCAGGCCTCCGCCGTCTCGCGCTTCCGGAAGGCGCGGCGCAGCGTGAGGATGAAGTCGAGGTCCTCCGCGTATCCCTCCAGCTCGGCGACGTTCATGCCGTACATCCCGGCGGGATGGGCCCCGAACGGCGCCTCCACCACGGCCGCGACGTACTGTCCCGGCAGTCGCACCAACGGGGCGTGGCGGCGGATGAACTCGGTCGAGACGACCTTCTCGACGCTGACGATGGCGCCCCCGCGGGCGGCCATCGCCGCGTAGAAGTTCTCGTTGAGGGGCGCGGCGGCGAGGACGTTGCCGGCGCGGTCGGCGGCCCAGGCGTGAAACAGCGCCACATCCGGCTTGAGCGAGCGCACGAACCCGACCCTTCGAGCGCCGGCTCCGCCGGCACAACCCTCCGATGGGGAGGTTCGGAGGGGGTCGTGAGGCCCTCTCTGACTAGGGATCTCGGAGGGGGCCGTAACGTCCGCCCCCTCCGAAAAAAACGGGTCGGGGGCGGCGAGGAAATCGCCATCGCGCGCGTTGTCCTCCTCCATCGAGGAGCCGAGCAGCGAGCGCGTGGGCATGAAGGGCACGCCCAGCGCGCCCCCGATCAGCCTGAGCGGCATCGTCAGCATCGACCAGTTCTGGACGGCCACCTGGCCGCCGAGCACGGCGCGGCCGACCAGCGGCTGGGGCGTCGGATAAGGATAGCCCTCGCCGATGAAGGTCGTGACGAGGCGCTCGACGAGGCCGCCCACGACGAACGCCGTCCAGGGCGAGCCGAACCCGGTCATCGCCAGCGTCCAGCCCGGCCTCCGGCCCCACCACTGGCGGATCACCTCTCGCACCAGCGCGTTCGGGCGGCCGTGGGCGGCGCCCAGGTAGATGGTCTGGCGCGGCGCGATCAGGCGCCGCACCGCCTCCTCCAGGGTCGTCACCTTGTCCGGCCCTTCGGTGGGCGGCAGCGCGAGGCGTCGCCCGATCAGCTCCGCGTAGTCCGAGCGCATCTTTCCCTAGCGTGGTGAGAAGATGCGGGCCTTGATCCGACCCGGCACCCAGCCGGCCAGCAGGTGGGCCGCCCGCGCCAGCCGCTCCAGCGACGCGGCGCTCCCCGGCCAGTACTTGAGCAGCAGGGCGCGGTCGACGTAGTTGAGGATCCCGTCGAGGATGATCGCCGCCAGCAGGAGATCGTCGAGGTAGCCCAGGAACGGGATGAAGTCGGGGATCAGGTCGATGGGACTGGCCAGGTAGACCGCCGCGGCGGCCAGGGCGATCTTGGCCGGGCGCGGCAGTACCGGGTCGCCCACGAGCCGGGCGATCAGCCGTACGAGGTCGGGCAGCGCGCGCAGCAGCTCCTTCACTCCAGGCTCTCCGCCACCAGCTCGCTCACATCTTTGACTTGAAGTCGCTCCTCGGCCCCCTTGACCTTACGGCCCAGGTCGATCATCGCCAGGCAGAAGGGACAGGCGGTGCCCACCATGGTCGCCTCGGTCTCCAGGGCCTCCTCCACCCGGATGATGTTGACGCGCTTCCGGGACTTCACCTCCATCCACATGTGGCCCCCGCCCCCGCCGCAGCAGAGCCCGCGTTCGCGGTTGCGCGGCATCTCGATGACCCGGAGACCGGGAAGCGCGCGGGCCACGGCCCGGGGCGCCTCCATGATGCCGTTGTAGCGTCCGAGATAGCAGGAGTCGTGGAAGGCCAGCGTCGCGTCGAGGGCCTTTTTCGGCTTGATCCGGCCGGCGGCGAGCAGCTCGTTGATGACCACCGAGTGGTGGACCACCTCGTAGGTGCCGCCGAACTGGGGGAACTCGTTCTTGATGGTGTTGAAGCAGTGGGGGCAGTGGGTGAGGACCTTCCGGAAGCGGTACCGGCCCAGCGCCTCGACGTTCTCCTGCTGCACGGTCTGGTACAGGTACTCCTCGCCCAGCCGGCGCGCGACCTCGCCGTGGCAGCGCTCCTCCGGCATCACCGCGAAGGACACGCCGGCCGCTTTGAGGATCCTCACCACGGACCGCGCGATCGACTGGTTGCGCTTGTCGTAGGAGGCGGAGCAGCCGACCCAGTAGAGGTACTCGACCTCTTTGCCCGGCTCCATGAGCGGCACGTCGAGCCCGTGCGCCCAGGCCAGCCGCTCGCTGGCCGGCAGCCCCCAGGGGTTGCCCGCCCGCTGGATGTTCTGCAGCG
The sequence above is a segment of the Candidatus Methylomirabilota bacterium genome. Coding sequences within it:
- a CDS encoding IS481 family transposase; translation: MTLDDSILGLRLRVMRRAQEAGVSAACREVGISRTVFYRWRKRLERYGADGLHPRRRHAQRGRPVQLAPEVERLIVSVALSAGTWGCGRIAADLAHRWKLRVAPSTVQRVLRRAGLATRRARLTVLEHQAAHTVGLLTERTRRRLWRARHGRTRHVEAQQPGELVCLDTFYIGQLKGVGKVWQITACDAACSYGAAWLLPAFSAAAAAAFLRDILVPLYRRAGWPLLRVLTDGGGEFQGAFDDACRQLGLRHTRTQPRHPWTNGFVERLQGTILQEHWRVQFRRRYFTSRAALARSLAEFMRFYNDQRPHQGYRLRGQPPSALFHGAAAAHR
- a CDS encoding OB-fold domain-containing protein, encoding MADPKIGLVSVGGYVPRYRLSGQTVAQVWGGGGGGRAVANYDEDALTMACEAALNAIGARAVSGIGACFFASTSAPYVEKSSATLLASVVDLGAGVLTADLGGSLRCGTTALRLALDTVRAGSAAEALVAAADMRPVAPGGELEMLVGDGAGAALIGTADVIASFEGAFTASHEFTDFWRNDGERYVQSLPDLTFIKAHGLDKHIPEAIDGLLRKTGRKREDVARLVLYGPDARTHAALVRQLKFPEAAVPGEPVIGRAGNTGAASCLLELASVMEEAKPHDQILVVSYGNGAEALLFEATDAIAGFRPPRPVGGQLAAGRALGHYGKFLRFRRHVDTEVIRSFSSVPTLVREERQNLRLYGQKCADCGAVNYPQRHLCWQCSSSRLTDHKLSRQGKVFTFTKDHLVPNPDPPTVMAAADLEGGGRFYAQVTDCDPAAVGFDMAVELCFRRIHEGEGYVNYFWKFRPLLGCPDSKWC
- a CDS encoding CoA-transferase codes for the protein MRSDYAELIGRRLALPPTEGPDKVTTLEEAVRRLIAPRQTIYLGAAHGRPNALVREVIRQWWGRRPGWTLAMTGFGSPWTAFVVGGLVERLVTTFIGEGYPYPTPQPLVGRAVLGGQVAVQNWSMLTMPLRLIGGALGVPFMPTRSLLGSSMEEDNARDGDFLAAPDPFFSEGADVTAPSEIPSQRGPHDPLRTSPSEGCAGGAGARRVGFVRSLKPDVALFHAWAADRAGNVLAAAPLNENFYAAMAARGGAIVSVEKVVSTEFIRRHAPLVRLPGQYVAAVVEAPFGAHPAGMYGMNVAELEGYAEDLDFILTLRRAFRKRETAEAWIKEWMLEVPDQGAYVARLGYQRLMEVKGRAHTDAWVWELEMLAPAIPADGGFTAAEMMVVAAARLLGEKVRARGYRAFLAGVGNSNLAAWLSAYELKAAGVDVELMAETGMVGYLPRPAEPFVFSFRNFPSSKMLTDIFHVMGIFMGGSENRCLGSLAAGQIDKHGNINSTIVPGTLYITGSGGANDIASSAREVVVTLAQSRERFVDKAPYITAPGTRVTTVVSDRGVYEKPDESSELILTGVLAGPPEAEAVRAAREACGWELKVAPALRRFDPPTPDELRLIRLFDPRRYFLG
- a CDS encoding DUF1232 domain-containing protein, producing MKELLRALPDLVRLIARLVGDPVLPRPAKIALAAAAVYLASPIDLIPDFIPFLGYLDDLLLAAIILDGILNYVDRALLLKYWPGSAASLERLARAAHLLAGWVPGRIKARIFSPR